The Nicotiana tomentosiformis chromosome 9, ASM39032v3, whole genome shotgun sequence genome contains the following window.
GTATTGCTTATGGGGGAACATGGGGGCGAAAAAAGGAAAGAGAGGGATGGGGTTTCTCTCGCTTTTGGCATAGCAGCTTCACCATCTTTTGTGCTTGAAGGCAGCAGCAGCAGAAAAAATTTTAAGTGCATAGTGCAGCCTAAAAGAATTAATATAAAAGGAGATCACTAGGAAATTCTTACCGCCATATTACCCATGGATTTGCTGCATATCGGACAAACGTAATTACTGCAAGCATATGCCTAACTAAGCCCTGAAATAATTGCCTTATATGAAATGCTACGCCGAGCGACCATGAATCTTCCTAAAGAAACTGCATCCAACTCTTCTACACCTTGATTTTTCTTGACTGCAAagtaaaagggcagcccggtgcactaagctcccgctatgcgcggggtccaggGAAGGgctggaccacaagggtctattgtacgcagtcttaccctgtatttatgcaagaggctgtttccacggcttgaaccgtgacctcctggtcacatggcagcaactttaccagttacaccAAGGCTTCTCTTCCCTTGACTGCAAAGTATTCTATACAAAAGATATAGTTCCTCATACACATCAGCTATTTCTTTGTTGGCCAGCCTCCCCCATTTCGCAATATATGTATGCAAGTGTTACTTAATCATATGGCTATTCGCACTACTACAACACTTCCTCAAGAAGCTGACATTCACTTTGCAGGTACCTACTACAGCTATACAACTTCCGTTTTCAGAAAACCCTTCTTCTTTCAAACCTAAGCTACATACGCAAATGGTCTACCGACCTCTTCTCTCTCTATCTTTAACTCGACTGCTTCAGCCATCACGGATACTCTCTTAATGATCGTGTACCATCATACTTGCAATCCACATCATGATGGGCTAGTTATATTCCACAAAGGTGAAAAACTATTCACATCTAATTTTTCCATATTGTTTtccaatcactcactcaattagcTAGACACAAATGTTTGATACTCAGAAAAATTAAAGTGCCTGCTCTCTGAAAATCATCAATGTGACTTCACAACATTGTAGATAAATTAGAAGCAATTTTCAAGGTAAACGAGAGCAGAATTCCCTTTGCACATGTAGAATAAAGTTACATCAACATTCACAGAGGACTGTGTAAGCAGATGTAAAGAGTCTAAAACTAGTGCAATTTCAAATTTAAGGTACACACCAGTCTTTGACAAAAATCCAGTTATGCAAGTTCTGGCTGAAACTATGACGTACCAGGCAAAGAAGAAAATCTTGCTCTTTTGGCAGTTCTCAGATGTCACGAAATCGTAATCATATACTGCATATCGGCAGTCATTCTCAGGAAGAGCTGCAGTGAAATCATCATAGCTCTCAGTAGGACCTCCAGTTTTCTCAACCACAACCTCATTGTTCTTCTCGTCAATCTTAAATATCACATATCGATGCACCTTTTTCCTCTGCAGTTCCATGTATGTAGCTTTGCTTTGATCAGCAACCCCCATGCCAGAGGATGCATTTGTCTATAAGAATAACAGATACTCAAAATTATAGAACAAAAATTGTACAGTACACCCAGTCACCAGGCTCAACAAATATATTTCGACATGAGAAGGATACCATAATCAAGCAAATGCTAACAACAAGCGCTGCTACTAAGAGCTTGTAAGAGTCAGCCCTCACTAAATAATCCCATAGTTTGTCTAGTaagatgaaaatagaaatataacAGGCTAAGCCTTCCACTGAATTTCTTATCATCAAATTCCTCCCAAAGTCAgacaaagaaaacaaaagaatGAATCTTTTCTAAATACGTTGGAGTCCACTGAATCCATTATGAAATGTGCACTTTGCACACCTATCCTCATCAGAGGCGAATGTAGTGTCGCAGTATTGGACTCATCTGAATCTAGTACTTTTAAAGTGgagcataaatttatgtgtaatatCGACAACAAGTAGTAgatttgaacccataattttaaaaatgtAATGGGTTCAATACTAAGAACCTAGAGGTGGAACGCATAGAGCTTAAATCTTGGATCTGGCTCTGACCCTCGTGACTAAGTAGATTACTAATCACCACCTCTCTCGAACCCCACCAAAAAGAAAAGGCAAAAACATCAATAAAACAAACGTTGCTCAACTTCGAAACTTAAAAAAACTTTAATCCCCAATAGTTGTTCAAATTCAAATTCTTTGTGCTAAAGCCTCAAGTTCTCCGTGCGAGACCACAATTAAAATCACGGCTATTCAAGCATTACCACCACTAAGTTGTTTCAACTCGATTTATTCAAGCATTATCACTGACTGGTTGGTTTACTCGAATATCATACAAAATATTCCAGTCCCATAACTAAAATCTGAGAAAGTTGGTTCAGTACAgatgaaaaggaaaaagaaaaaaaaaaagatgcaaCATGAACTCAACTAACTCCTAGGAAAATCAACACAAGTACACAACACCAAGTATGTGAATCAGCCTTCATTTTACACTTCATCACTAAGATCTTAGTAAATTTAACTTCATCCATACATAACAAAACAATTACAAGAGCAATGAAAAACAGAGATTTCTATCGATCGAATTAAGCAATTTTATACTAAAACAGACATTCGGAAAGTAAGCAACATGGGAAAACAGATGAGTAAACTGATCATGCAAAGGAAAATCAGATCAATCAAAGAGATCTAAAAGAAACTTACCCCACCCCTGATTCTGAAAGACATggtttagagagagagagagagagagagagagagagagaggagtaTAGACAGCGTACCAAGAAAAATGAAGTAGAATCTAAAGCACCCACTGAAAGAAAAAGAAACgaccttttttctttttgaaaaaaaaaaaggaaatatttCGTCATATTTTTTTTAACGTACAAGTTAGGTAGGCACAAAGTACAGCAATCAGATGCAGCATGAGCTACATTTTTTTCTATTACCAGAAGAAAAAATTAAACACAAAAGTATATGTTACATTAAAGTATTACTCAATTCATCTCAAACTGATAAGTTATTTTgcagtttgatttttttttttacttttttaacaTTGAGATTGAataatttgagaaaataattaagtacttttttcattttgaaaatgatatacagtcaaacctctctgtAACAACATCGTttgttttgaaattttttggcttttatagtgaatggttgttatacacctataacaaCATTTGGCGTTTGAATATATTTTGGCAGTTATAgacaaaaattattcaatttttttttcttttttactattacatataaagataaaaaaatatttaaattcaaaatctcaaaagatatgaatatttcacaaattaaatGCTAAAGAAATCTAATACATTATTAAAAAAATCATAACTCAACGAACAAACATTTAAACTCTAAGTCACACAATTAAATCTTTCAAGAGTGACGGTAAGGTTATCTTTTTTGTATGGGCATAATGCTACCTTTGTTTTCAAAGGAATAGCTTGGCGTTTGGACCCCATGTGacatgaaaaaaattaaaagaatagcTTGAATTTTCTAAACGAATAACTTTAGTGTGTTCTTCAAATTTTATTACCTATGCACTAAGAGAAACTCACTCAAATATTTAAACATACAAAGACTATCACGTGCAAATCtcttcaaataaaaaattatgatGTGCATATCTTAAAAAAATATGAATATACTACGTTTACATATTATTAGCATTTTTTCAATATAAAATATATCATGTGTAATCTTCAAATAAAAAAGAATGATATGCATATCTTCAAAAAGTATAAATAAATCTTTTAAGTATATTTTGGCATTTttctaataaaaaatatattatttgaagATCTTCaaaaaaacataataataatttgcatattttcatggaACGTACTACTATCTTTAAGATGTATATTTCTATTATAAGTTTTATATTAAAGTTATacaatattttattaaaatatttagaattattattaatattaatctTAGAAAATCTACATGGTTGTTATAGAGGGGTAATTTTACAAAGAGTGTATTGTCATAAAgatggttgttgttgttataggtAGAAAGTTGTTATGgagaggtaaaatataacataaaaatctgTTCTGAGAAAAAGTAagtttttatagtgaatgactgttatatagAGATGTTGTTATAGATATATCTGACTGTACTAACAGATTTTAATTATTAGAAACTTTGATTATTTGGACAATGTTAACGAGCTGCATTAAGTTACTCTACGAACTGTCAGTCAATTTCATCCATGTGAAACGGATTCGatgaatttaaataaataatggaTTAAAACTTGAAAATCTACTGACTATTTATTTGAGGATTGAGTGATGAACTGTTAATTTCACTAGTAAGTTGTTAATTTTAATTTGAGAGGTACAATGGTAGGCTTTTAACTAAAATAAATATTCTTTTTGTTAATCTCAACTTTGGTCTAGTGCAAACAAACAATTTGTTGTGGCTAGTAAGAATGTTCAAAAAAGAAAGGTCTACCTTCACTCTTGCTCGAGCTATAGTATAATTCATAAGTACTTAACTACTATTTTTAGCCCCTTAATTGAAAAGCAGTCACTGTCCTAAaatttcaatttcacaaataaaataGTGGTTACTTTTCAAATACATGACTGAAAATGACCGGTGAATTTTATtggaaattttatttttaaactattacatcttatttattataaaccaaaataattttaaaatattataacttatagttatcttttctattttatatcaaaataggtatttattttataccctaCCATTAAGGCATGAAATAGGTCAATTATGTTCGTtctctctctcttccttctctctatcaaCAAGATTCTCAATCCTCTATCTTCTCCCTCAAATAAGCAAAATCGTCAGCATCATCCGGAAATTTGATGTTTCCGATGTCTCAGAAAAGTAGGTGGCGTCGGAGCTGCAGTGGAAGAGTCGTGAATTTGGATCGGAGATATTTGGGTAGTAAGGAGCACATGATGCTGCAATATGTTTTGGCTTCGTCTCGGGAATATTCAAACTAAAATGTTGTAAGCTATGTatgttattaataattttagCAGAAGGAACATTACTCTAGTCATCAGATATTTGAGGCCCATGGCTACGCGAGGGAAGATTTGAGAGTCAGATTtttgttcgtctccatttttagttttaataaaaTGTATACAATATTTTACTTGGTCAGAAAACGCCATCTCCGACGAACTTATTCTATTCTTTGCTATTtggtcacatacaatgatacaaatacattgaattttatataaaatacactcaaatatattgtatttttgtataatatatattatttttttcacaTGTATTTATGTATTCTGAAGGTCTGCATTTTTTGAATATAGCTGAATATTACTATGTTTTGTGATTTAttgttgtttgaatacagtcgaattgaatacgtgaattgaatacaatgtataatagTGAATAATGAATATATGTGAATTGAAATATATTGTATACAGTCGAATTAAATAAAATGCTATATACCATATTTCTTTATTACCttactgtatttataaatacatcgCGCGAATACATGGAATACAACACAGTAGCAGCGAAATTTATGTAGAAttaattttgttgagttaaattaaGAGTGATACACGTTAATTGATCATTTTTCATTATTAAACAGGCGAATTCTCCTATTTTAGGCGAATTCTGCTACTGTATTCATGGCAAATACAGTCGTACAGCTGGATTCCCCTATTTTTTAGGCGAAATTCTTCATGTAACGCGAATACAGCGAATATATCgaataacaaataaataatagctataggaagtaattatgtatatggtagctatagaaaattaaTAGCCACTAAGCAATAGTGGTTTTTGAAAATTCCTCTAACTTTATTTCGTAAACATTGCATGGGGCGctctatttggtcgcccccatttaacctatacccactttttaaaaaaaattaacttgtacccactttttaaacaacTTCACGCATCTTCCCCTCCTCATTCTCCTCCTTCATTctttttttcttccatttcttcttcttcttctaaagATTTTATATGGTggttgtgaacatattttaatatagtttatgatgttttacaaTGGTGAGTTGTTATGAcgttttattttttactattgcttaaggtttattcttcttctttgtttcttaattgcaaaatgggttcattagatttattgttattttgacaaattgatgattagGGTTTGTTCATGATGAtattggaggttatgtttcaaatttgagctcaattTGAGTaaatttaggtattaaatcgtatattaGATTGTTATAATTCATAGAACAAATTTCTGTTATGGGCAATTTGTTCttcaggcctatttggccttTAGTGCATAAAAATGTTGGTTGCAATTcaaaccttttggccttaagttcATATGAAGTATAATTTTTTACTtcaaacttattggccttaagtatGGGTGTTAatggttcggtttgggtcggttgttccctaaaaagaaaccaaaccatgtaagtcggttttttaaatattggaaccaaaccaaatcaattaagtcgtttttttatcgattcggtttttgttGGTTTTTGTctgttttttcggttatttatcatttttttcttaaatatgagacatacactaccaaacgcatattccgacgactacattttcaacgtaacactatcaaattaattgctctttgagaaatctatcatttatcaagatatattgatgataattgactcaaatagtgatgaataatttaagtactcaattaaaaatcgattatttttaacataaaataaattattgtacttagcaaaagaaaactaccaatcaaactagaaggcaaagaattagattattataatagcaaataactagactaaaaatacaaatgactaatatgtaccataaaatttcagaaactttatataaaaaaataaaataaaatatatatatatatatatatatatatatatatatatatatatatatatataggtgtaataataaatttaaatagctacttttatagtcggtttggttcgattttttcagttatttttttatttaaaccaaaaccaaaccagatttgatcgatttttaaaatttaaaaccaaaaccaaacctaaAACGTATCGATTTttttagtcggtttggttcgattttttggatttttatgaacacccctagccttaagtgtagcaaaatgtttgttgcacttcagaccttttagCCTTAAGTGCACATGAAGtgttttttcacttcagacttattggccttaagtctAGCAAAACATTTATTGCACTTCAGatcttttggccttaagtgcatctgaagtgcaatttttcacttcaaacttattggccttaggtgtagcaaaacgtttgttgcacttcgagaccttttggccttaagtgcatctgaagtgcaattttttacttCTGAATTATTGGCCTTaggtgtagcaaaacgtttgttgcacttcgagaccttttggccttaagtacatctgaagtgcaatttttcacttcagaatTATTGGCCTTGAGTacatgaaaccattggttacacttcatacttatttggccttaagtgcatctgaagtgcaaatttTTACTTCAGATTTATTGGCCGTAAGTGaatgaaaacgtttgttgcacttcagactttttggccttaagtgcatttgaagtgcaatttttcacttcagtcttattggccttaagtgaatgaaaacgtttgttgcacttcaggctttttggcattaagtgcatctgaagtgcaatatttcacttcagacttattggccttaagtgcatatgaagtgcaatttttcacttcagacttattagccttaagtgcatgaaaccattggttgcacttcagacctatttggccttaagtgcatttgaagtgcaatttttttcaCTTTAGactattttttttaacttcagacccgataagtTTGAAGTTGAACGTAAAGTGGGTACGCTTACAAACTTTTTTGTaaagtgggtataggttcaattgtgaccccaaaaTCGGGTATTGATGCAAAAGCCCCATTTATTTCTTCGACAAAGTACATGCGATAGGCTCATAATAACACGCCCATTAAGGCATTAACAGCCTAGGCTCTTTACTCTTTTCATTTTCGGCCCAAAATAGAAGTTTTGTGGACTTGAAAGCCTTCTTTTCCAGCAAATTAGCTCATAATAACATGTCCATTAACAGCCTAGGCTCTTTGCCCTTCtcatttttggcccaaaacagAAGCTTTGCGGACTTGAAAgttttatttttcagaaaatcaTACCTAATGACCTTGAAAATGGATGGTCTAATTTTCTTATTACCGTTTGTCTCATAGGCAAACTTTTAAGGTCAAAAGTTAAAAATGTTGTCTATAGGGCAAGCGAGAGACAACA
Protein-coding sequences here:
- the LOC104098189 gene encoding actin-depolymerizing factor, translating into MSFRIRGGTNASSGMGVADQSKATYMELQRKKVHRYVIFKIDEKNNEVVVEKTGGPTESYDDFTAALPENDCRYAVYDYDFVTSENCQKSKIFFFAWSPSVSRIRSKMLYATSKDRFRRELEGIHYEIQATDPTEVELEVLKERAN